The proteins below come from a single Loxodonta africana isolate mLoxAfr1 chromosome 20, mLoxAfr1.hap2, whole genome shotgun sequence genomic window:
- the LOC100670990 gene encoding keratin-associated protein 21-1-like, with the protein MNGMFCQFLMVYKGPREAEDMHISGRTSSNLPEFSPLDNMCCNYYGNSCGYGSGSGYGCGYGSGYGCGYGSGYGCGYGSAYGCGYGCGYGSGYGCGYGSAYGCGYGCGYGSRYGCGYGSGYGCGYGSRYGCGYGSGYGCGYGSRYGCGYGSHYGYGYCGYRPVCYRTWYSSCC; encoded by the coding sequence ATGAACGgaatgttctgtcaattcctgatgGTATATAAAGGTCCCAGGGAAGCAGAAGACATGCACATTTCAGGAAGGACTTCTTCCAACTTACCTGAGTTCTCTCCTCTAGACAACATGTGCTGCAACTACTACGGCAACTCCTGTGGCTATGGCTCTGGCTCTGGCTATGGCTGTGGATACGGCTCTGGGTACGGCTGTGGATATGGCTCTGGGTACGGCTGTGGATACGGCTCTGCCTATGGCTGTGGATATGGCTGTGGATATGGCTCTGGGTACGGCTGTGGATACGGCTCTGCCTATGGCTGTGGATATGGCTGTGGCTATGGCTCCCGCTATGGCTGTGGCTATGGCTCCGGCTATGGCTGTGGCTATGGCTCCCGCTATGGCTGTGGCTATGGCTCCGGCTATGGCTGTGGCTATGGCTCCCGCTACGGCTGTGGCTATGGCTCCCACTATGGCTATGGCTACTGTGGTTACCGGCCAGTTTGCTACAGAACATGGTATTCTTCTTGCTGCTAG